TCTTGTTTTCTATTGATCCTGCACGTGCTAAaagtgttttctttttttttttctccttttttgtgaGTGGGGATGCGTTCACTCTGTGTGTGCAGTGTgtagggtgtgtgtgtgtgtgtgagagagagagagagagagggagagagagactCACATCATCCAACAGCATACTGTAGCAGTGATAATCAATGTCAGGTGTAACCTGCATCACCAAACTTCAGTTAGAGATGTAGCAACAGAGCTCAAAGTTTCTGTTACGTGCAGTCAATGTATATCCGGCTCAATCATAGACAACTAGATTGAGTAATCAAGACAACACATGGAAGACGAAAAACTAAGCAAATACATAATTCGCACCAGTTCGGTTTGCTGAAACCTGCTTGGTTCTCTCAGTTATCTAAATAGGCTTAATCATGAAATCCAACATAAGTCAACTCAATTGTCAACTCTACAAGGACTATGCAGATATTCATAAAAGTGAGGGCAGATGAATCTGAAATCCCCTTTGATTTGATGATTTCTTCTCCAACGATCTTCAAATATTTAACTCTACAAAGAGAGTATACTTTGATGCTTTTATGTTATTCTTTTGTTTAAATTGCATTCTTCACATTATGAAGTTCGATCAGAGAAGTTATTATAATGGAACGTTTAGACAATCAAATTGATATTTTGACTTACTGATAATCAAGCAAATCATTTATTATACCAAAAGCCGAGGAAGCTCAATCAAAAGGATATTTAGAAAGTTTGTGTTGCGTGTTTGAATTGAAAGAATGGGAGATCCAACCATAAGTTTATTTGTGTTACTGCCCATAGTGCAACTCATAGTTGTACGTGGTGAAAGGATGCAAGAATATCAATCTAAGCAAGACATAACAAAAACGTATAGCGTTTTGAAATGATCTTAACTTAGAAGCTAAAGTGGAGGGAACTCAACGTTAGGAATATCAAGGGTAGAAAGTCTTGGAGAGAACATTGCATAGAAAACTGGTTAATTGGGACCAAAAAAAtagcagcccccaaagaaatatgataaaaaaagataactaggaaaatgaataaaatattattaccaAATCTGAATTGATTCAGATTATTGGGTTCTCAAAATGGGTTTTGCAAATCAGAGAGAGCAAGAGAACTGTTCACTGTTGACAAGGACAGATTGTGATCTCAAAAATATTACTAACAagatttagtaggcgtttggccatagaaacaaaaaccctttccctttttttttttttgaaattttggaattgaaatttgtgtttggccataatttttataaataatatttttttgttgaaatatattttttcaacaaGGTATTGGTCGTGAAGaacaagtttttcttatttttttacatttcaaatacaactttaagttgaatttgaaatttttataaccaaacaataattttttaaaaaaataaaaaaaaaaaatcggaaaaaagtgaataattcttgtggccaagaaattaaaatattttgaaaagcatttgatattttattttcttttctttgcttcaagtgtttgatatttgaccaaacaataaagtaaaattacAATCAAATCTCTCTGCAATTATATTGTtggttttaatttatttttttggctgtTATAACGAGGTTATTGTACACTAATAACAACATTtgacatttaaaaaatattttactattttaagtcaaaaaaatatcaaattctaACCTTAATCACACTTGACATTAAGAAAAATCTTttaatcatgaaaatatatattcatacaatattttttgtcattattaataaaaaaaggaCGGAGAGTAGGGGTGGTTTGagttaatttttttcctaaaggaaatcaaatcaagagtcgattttttctttcttttaattgaTTCTTGTTAAAGTATGTGACATACACTGTCAAACACTTCCCGATTACTATATTCCATCAAACACTATCAATTcagttaatatttttaaaactagGAAACCTATTTCAATATCatttttactttaaaatttaaatacatCTACTCCCTCCGGTCAATTTTACTTATCgtctttattaaaaataaatgatcCACAATAGttgtcattttagaaaatcaagatagaattaacTGTTACTTTTCACCTTTAACCTTACTTAACAAATGTGGAGAGAGATTAATGTGGTGAAAAATAATGTAATATTAAATTGAGGTCAAagaataaatttaaataatttagtCAAACCACCCTTTTAGTGAATATTTTACTAAGGGGTgtgcgaaaaagaaaaaaaacatgacAAATAAAATGGACCGGATGGAGTAATATTTACACACCAATACCACCATGACACaatacaaaaatgatttttccaCACTCATGAATAggacaacaaaaataaaagcaaaaatgACAACTGAGATCATGAAATGGAACCAAAAAAAATGGGggaaaaaatcaacaaaaattgTTACTACTAAAACCTAGAGGATCCACCAGCTTGGACAGCCATAGCAAGTTCAAATTGTTTGATGGAAATTGAAGGTAAAGAAAGTAACTCAAGTGTTTTAGTGGATCCATCCCATCCTACATGTGTTACATGCTTCACATCTGTTGGATACCCTATTTCCATCTCCATTTCCACTTCTTCAATCTCTTTTTTGTACACTGCACAAGAAATAAAACAACACATTACCAAATAGAAATCAGAGAAAATTGCTTACCAAATAAATGGATGAAAGATGTGCATCATGCAAATAAGTTTTTATCCCTTGGTCATGGTTATGTGATATGCATTCttaatttaattcattattcttaTATGGTTAGATTGTTTGGTTTAGTGTAAGTATCGTGTGCGCAAGAGCAAAACTAGAGGGACGCAAGGGGGTTCATCTGAATCCCTTTGGCCAAAAAATTACACTGCATATatgataaattatatatattgaatattgaattaTTGAATCCTCTTAATGAAAATCCTACTACGAGCTCGTTTGGCTTAGCCGATTTAAAGTAGTTGATAAGCATTATGTGTTGATAAGCATTTTTAAATGCTGAAACTGATTtaataaataagcagttacgtaTTTGTATTGAAGTGCTAAAATTTATAATAAGCAGCTGAAGTGTTTGGCAGAAAAGTGCTGATAATCGGGCTTTCTATTAAAATGGCTTAACTGTCCTTAAAGTTAGTTACACTAATAAAAGCAATATTTTTACAAGATTATAAATtccaaattaattcaaaataccaaataatttatgactcattttattttcaatacAAAATTAATTAGATAAGAttgttttataaatataaattattttattctaaATTACAATACAATTAAGCTATAATGAAATAAttagtaatttgattaaacCCTCAAATggtacacatttttttttttttttgggtaaatcacaaaaaatatttgaatgGAACAAACAtgcaatttatttattttaatataatgCTATTATTGAAAACATATGTGTTCAGGTCATATGTTAATTCCCCTTAGACCAATTACTGTCTTGCTTAACATTAATTAAAGAACTGCTAGTTTACATGGACTTTTTAGCAACTACTTATTGGACGGTCATCTTCATCTAATATTGATACCCATCTGTCGTCTACATATCTATTCAAGACTACGGCAATGTGGAGATAA
This portion of the Lycium ferocissimum isolate CSIRO_LF1 chromosome 1, AGI_CSIRO_Lferr_CH_V1, whole genome shotgun sequence genome encodes:
- the LOC132060655 gene encoding V-type proton ATPase subunit e1-like; its protein translation is MYLLSFSSSMLHLTLIITATVCCWMMWAIVYLAQLNPLIVPVLSEGE